The following coding sequences are from one Haliotis asinina isolate JCU_RB_2024 chromosome 3, JCU_Hal_asi_v2, whole genome shotgun sequence window:
- the LOC137278205 gene encoding uncharacterized protein, producing the protein MERATDRLQGLSERCAATPYIADWNAIDTLVFREIHETGTLTLGDSYAVVDIQVDSNALTLSDPGTFTEQMAIVTLTWDSSTYTSPRSTLVIHLKERDSFVVPRIVGALCEEHFRKLQQFAVMMFEDYKTKILTLKPSPLSFELLHVDIPSVQRLKDSINVVSKNFRNLVFEEVQVDVTFELRENDLAISEEFAVGEQQPEAGGYGNRPFAQFTSGKIPARLRGVRGITDYSRVRDESSTKTYEQIARKLKWHQENVDARFEEQRRQNESMRTSLNTILESLNMSRRLGDPHSGEPGVVGHCSGSFPPLSRVSGDAEEATGELPRTGNTTQLHAFAAGDALNVTSGQREERTVANDYDKNRHEQRSKSTCGPTNHEKMGSEITHSDSTIRPCTKSEDHPTITETPVNANPRSTTRKAASYYEAGVRNRFPVPSSAPNTKPEQDTPWSREVKASGKTMSDRYDSATEGYMVPFIHIDGDDPRAKRINATIRRELNSKQTFPPRASASLGTVLCFDTSTSIGDQALRQMKKQAFHFIDGIEDIVQAHDLEENVGVVAFGGISRIEHHLSNDYTSVRDAIEKLELSGRSPLYEALILCLCCLQREGGILSLSGVVALRPRLIIFTDGNASDESDTGTDVNHTDVQVKMRIIALFQSLTTSSIFPNPVVWVPVGNADRDFMMFLAKKSNGFCLEGADITQLCTYQRIQRTIIEVYQCLTNGSETNAMPNQMQKLIGAFGGELSNEDQREISKSVTELIEKGASLPELDRHVELTGLPHLGSRVTRWKDRMWTNYDMEGPGTIVSHIQAKKDWVRVHWDNGQRSECRYGAQGVFDVIVVTDQPRYNSSDMTFDIGCEVTRGPDWEHGCQDGGDGGVGVVIENNDEGLVTVRWLTTAHIDVYRCGHEGKIDLTLRDPVESLKDATQADGQTCHGLAAEADIRKLLDDAALEMDEENYRWVWQWQDGEGRWRLYSDEENQKIEKVFQRPNGSSCLLERNGKSYRVLFKDKHEKCINDDTRRKVKRTRMNEDDLMVYKEVERQLRRS; encoded by the exons ATGGAACGGGCAACCGACCGTCTTCAGGGACTGAGCGAGCGATGTGCGGCAACGCCTTACATAGCTGACTGGAATGCCATCGATACCCTGGTGTTTCGGGAAATCCACGAGACGGGCACTCTGACGTTGGGCGATTCTTATGCCGTTGTTGATATACAGGTTGATAGCAATGCTTTGACATTATCTGATCCAGGGACGTTTACAg AGCAGATGGCCATTGTGACGTTAACATGGGACTCCTCCACTTACACTTCACCCCGCTCAACTTTAGTCATACACTTGAAAGAGAGAGACTCGTTTGTTGTCCCGCGCATTGTCGGTGCCTTATGTGAAGAGCATTTTAGAAAGCTTCAGCAGTTTGCAGTTATGATGTTTGAAGATTACAAAACCAAAATATTAACGCTTAAACCGTCTCCACTAAGTTTTGAACTTCTTCATGTGGATATTCCTTCTGTACAAAGGCTCAAGGACAGCATAAATGTTGTTTCGAAGAATTTCAGGAATTTAGTTTTTGAGGAGGTACAAGTCGATGTGACATTTGAACTGAGGGAAAATGACCTCGCTATAAGTGAGGAGTTTGCTGTTGGGGAGCAGCAACCTGAAGCTGGTGGCTATGGAAACAGACCTTTCGCACAGTTTACATCTGG GAAGATACCAGCTCGGTTACGTGGGGTCCGTGGTATCACAGATTATTCCAGGGTCAGAG ATGAGTCGTCAACAAAGACGTACGAACAAATAGCGAGGAAACTGAAGTGGCATCAGGAGAATGTTGATGCCAGATTTGAAGAACAGAGACGTCAGAATGAATCAATGCGGACGTCTTTGAATACCATTCTGGAATCTTTGAATATGAGTAGAAGATTAGGGGATCCTCATTCTGGTGAGCCTGGCGTTGTTGGACATTGCAGTGGCTCGTTCCCACCATTGTCAAGGGTTTCAGGGGATGCCGAAGAAGCAACAGGAGAATTACCGAGAACAGGGAACACAACACAGTTGCATGCGTTTGCTGCAGGTGATGCGCTAAACGTTACCTCTGGCCAGAGAGAGGAAAGAACGGTTGCTAATGATTATGACAAAAATCGGCACGAGCAGAGATCAAAGTCAACCTGTGGGCCCACAAATCATGAGAAAATGGGATCTGAAATAACACATTCTGATTCCACAATTAGGCCGTGTACCAAATCTGAGGATCATCCAACCATCACGGAGACACCAGTAAACGCTAACCCTCGCTCAACAACACGAAAAGCAGCCTCCTATTATGAAGCTGGAGTAAGAAATAGGTTCCCAGTCCCATCATCTGCTCCAAACACAAAACCCGAGCAGGATACACCATGGTCAAG GGAAGTAAAGGCGTCCGGAAAGACGATGTCCGATAGATATGACTCTGCAACGGAAG GTTACATGGTACCGTTCATCCACATTGATGGAGACGATCCACGGGCAAAACGTATAAACGCAACCATCAGACGGGAACTCAATTCAA AACAAACATTCCCGCCGAGAGCCTCAGCCTCACTGGGCACAGTCCTATGTTTCGACACATCCACAAGTATTGGGGACCAGGCACTTCGACAAATGAAGAAACAAGCTTTCCACTTCATTGACG GAATAGAGGATATAGTGCAGGCGCACGATCTGGAAGAAAATGTTGGAGTCGTTGCATTTGGGGGTATTTCACGTATTGAACATCACCTCAGCAATGACTACACAAGTGTCAGGGATGCTATCG AGAAACTGGAGCTCAGCGGTCGCTCTCCACTCTATGAGGCtctgattttgtgtttgtgttgtctcCAGCGCGAGG GTGGAATACTAAGTCTGTCTGGAGTTGTCGCCCTTCGACCACGCCTGATCATTTTCACAGATGGAAATGCATCCGATGAAAGCGACACTGGAACCGATGTCAACCATACTGACGTCCAG GTGAAGATGAGGATTATTGCTTTGTTTCAAAGTCTGACTACTTCATCTATCTTCCCCAATCCTGTTGTATGGGTTCCTGTAGGAAATGCCGACCGA GATTTCATGATGTTCCTGGCAAAGAAGAGCAACGGGTTTTGCCTTGAGGGAGCGGATATCACCCAACTGTGCACTTACCAgcgaattcag AGAACAATCATCGAAGTATACCAATGCCTCACCAATGGATCTGAGACAAACGCAATGCCGAACCAGATGCAAAAGCTCATAGGGGCATTTGGTGGTGAACTCAGTAATGAAGACCAG AGAGAAATTTCAAAGTCGGTGACAGAACTGATTGAGAAGGGTGCCAGTTTACCAGAGCTTGACCGACATGTGGAGTTGACAGGGTTACCACATCTAGGCAGCAGAGTGACTCGCTGGAAAGACAGGATGTGGACTAACTACGATATGGAGGGACCTGGAACAATCGTCAGTCATATTCAGGCGAAAAAGG ATTGGGTGCGGGTTCACTGGGACAACGGTCAGAGATCTGAGTGTAGGTATGGTGCACAGGGCGTTTTTGATGTTATCGTCGTCACTGATCAACCCAGATATAATTCCTCAGACATGACGTTCGACATTGGATGTGAAGTCACAAGAG GTCCAGACTGGGAGCATGGATGCCAAGATGGCGGTGACGGAGGTGTTGGAGTGGTTATTGAGAACAATGACGAGGGTTTAGTTACG GTCCGGTGGCTGACCACGGCGCACATAGATGTCTATAGATGTGGGCATGAAGGCAAGATCGATTTGACCCTGAG AGATCCAGTCGAAAGTCTGAAGGATGCGACACAAGCAGATGGGCAGACGTGTCACGGTTTAGCAGCAGAAGCAGATATAAGGAAACTTTTAGATG ACGCTGCTCTCGAGATGGATGAGGAAAATTACAGATGGGTGTGGCAGTGGCAGGATGGGGAGGGACGGTGGCGACTGTATTCAGATgaagaaaaccagaaaatagaaAAAGTCTTTCAACGCCCCAACGGCAGTTCGTGTCTGTTAGAAAGAAATGGCAAGAG
- the LOC137278200 gene encoding uncharacterized protein, which yields MTHANGPVDHHSHDTLVAEDVHFRKVDGNRLVKLGQCCTIVDIHLPDMGLQDHDQEERLLTFVWNDLNLSTTLKFTQLRFTIEYNHPSFQQSMRAGLLEGNFNNCRKFVANVYKEYKAMIVAVTPQSTVFEVVHQDECSLQSMLEGRTNLEKMFKDLVFDCTKTVPEVSLDIFETGDVEHLRDDMNQATRRDLEKHRSSAQEQSRSLASSSMRSTCLTRGSTLENQRNIGEGDLSAILSMLTSIEEDLKMRTKSMKRSSSSPNSITDLGQRIDSQTKLQIVVSDTNPSLLSDLEQEGPKKTVSKAELKSSDGEAAVGECVGALPKLEPKQLSSDQTGADHKKLPSPAVQSEVTSFQGTALSPGRATVQMREDAHVVKGNISEGMMTMLRHAGGGGAEENVQIMRLTAAVERAKVDDVPVPPRAYSLDTILCLDASESIGEKIEDVKRIAHSFVDGIEDIAEQYGLEENVAVVKIAGEASVAQHLTNDYTRVRDAIDSLQPSGRSPFFEALMVCLGSLQGKARIVNVAGFHKIRPRVLFITDGRPTNEAQWSGPDSDPGSMSHKLPIIRLVTDFGSKKSSKTPNPIIWIPVGDDADKDFLKSLATLGNGFLADEKDIPRLCRYYRIQEGIGKVASCVLRDKEYYENMPGAVEAVAEGLLPNLLPDDKREIVAAVSIKMKAHKAEGKPEDFEDIHEDTKLFPPLGSRVMRGPDWMWKNQDTEGPGTIINHNRYDKWLWVKWDNGEQNVYRYGDDGNYDVLPVDGLPRIPDSDDIQIGVRVTRGPHWHRDDEDGGEGSTGVVIRRRGKTQVKVRWDNGNIRGYKQGMDDVFELRVCDPYQFGPEPSVPEHLLEPDPPKPPTIGTLRRMSNAHVVWQWQDGLGQWRLYPDSLQAKISQAFDKRKGGSCLVSKGGLNYRISFTNMSEKSVEDDVRHNVQRISVTDEELKAMKEAERHIQS from the exons ATGACACATGCAAACGGTCCTGTGGACCACCACAGCCATGACACTCTGGTCGCAGAAGATGTACATTTCAGAAAAGTGGACGGGAACAGACTTGTGAAACTTGGACAGTGCTGCACCATAGTGGACATCCATTTACCGGACATGGGTCTACAAG ATCACGACCAAGAAGAAAGACTGCTCACATTCGTCTGGAATGATCTTAATCTCTCAACAACACTTAAATTTACTCAGCTACGATTTACGATAGAATATAACCACCCTTCGTTCCAACAGTCAATGCGTGCAGGTCTTCTAGAGGGCAATTTCAACAACTGCAGAAAGTTTGTTGCAAATGTGTATAAGGAATACAAGGCAATGATAGTTGCCGTCACTCCACAATCCACTGTCTTTGAGGTGGTTCATCAGGATGAATGTTCACTGCAAAGTATGTTAGAAGGAAGGACTAATCTAGAGAAAATGTTCAAAGACTTGGTATTTGACTGTACAAAAACCGTACCTGAAGTGTCACTGGATATCTTTGAAACTGGTGATGTTGAGCACCTGAGAGACGACATGAACCAGGCAACTCGAAGGGACCTCGAAAAGCATCGTTCATCTGCTCAGGAACAAAGCAG ATCTCTTGCCTCTTCAAGTATGAGGTCCACTTGCTTAACAAGGGGGTCGACGCTGGAGAATCAAAGAAACATCG GTGAGGGTGACCTTAGTGCGATCCTAAGCATGCTAACAAGCATTGAGGAAGACCTGAAGATGCGAACAAAATCCATGAAGAGATCTTCATCCTCACCGAATTCCATTACAGACCTAGGTCAGCGTATCGATTCACAAACGAAACTTCAGATTGTAGTTTCTGACACAAAtccatctttactctcagacTTGGAACAAGAAGGGCCAAAAAAAACAGTCAGTAAAGCAGAATTGAAAAG TTCTGACGGTGAAGCCGCAGTTGGTGAATGTGTAGGTGCTTTACCAAAACTGGAACCCAAACAACTTTCCTCGGATCAGACGGGTGCAGATCACAAGAAATTACCATCACCAGCAGTCCAGTCCGAAGTAAc ATCCTTCCAGGGGACTGCGCTTTCGCCTGGTCGGGCGACAGTACAGATGAGAGAAGATGCACATGTTGTGAAAG GCAACATATCTGAAGGTATGATGACAATGTTGAGACATGCTGGAGGCGGTGGTGCTGAAGAAAATGTACAGATAATGAGACTGACTGCAGCTGTCGAAAGAGCAAAGGTGGATG ATGTGCCAGTTCCACCAAGAGCTTATTCTCTGGATACAATATTATGCCTGGATGCATCGGAGAGCATTGGGGAAAAAATTGAAGACGTGAAACGGATTGCCCACTCATTTGTAGATG GCATAGAAGACATAGCAGAGCAATATGGTCTTGAAGAAAATGTCGCCGTGGTCAAGATAGCTGGCGAGGCTAGTGTTGCCCAACATCTTACAAATGACTATACCAGAGTCAGAGATGCTATAG ATTCACTCCAACCTTCTGGAAGATCACCCTTCTTTGAAGCACTTATGGTTTGCCTGGGTTCATTGCAGGGAAAAG CGCGAATCGTGAACGTAGCTGGATTTCACAAGATTCGACCAAGGGTGTTGTTCATCACAGATGGGAGACCGACCAATGAAGCTCAGTGGTCAGGACCAGACAGTGATCCGGGGAGTATGTCG CATAAACTGCCCATTATTCGACTGGTCACTGACTTTGGGTCCAAGAAATCCAGCAAAACACCCAACCCGATCATATGGATCCCAGTCGGAGATGATGCTGATAAG GACTTCTTGAAATCGCTTGCTACTTTAGGAAATGGATTTCTCGCAGATGAAAAAGACATTCCCAGGCTATGCCGCTACTACAGAATACAG GAGGGCATTGGCAAGGTGGCCAGCTGTGTTCTACGGGACAAGGAATACTACGAGAACATGCCAGGAGCTGTTGAAGCTGTGGCTGAAGGCCTCCTACCGAATCTATTGCCGGATGATAAG AGGGAAATTGTAGCCGCAGTCAGCATTAAGATGAAAGCTCACAAGGCCGAAGGAAAACCTGAAGACTTTGAAGACATTCACGAAGATACCAAATTATTTCCCCCTCTCGGGTCAAGAGTTATGCGAGGTCCGGATTGGATGTGGAAAAACCAGGACACGGAAGGTCCCGGCACGATCATTAACCATAACCGTTATGATA AATGGCTGTGGGTGAAGTGGGATAACGGCGAGCAGAATGTGTACAGATACGGAGACGATGGCAACTACGACGTCCTACCTGTTGACGGTCTACCCCGCATACCAGATTCGGATGACATTCAGATAGGGGTCCGAGTCACCAGAG GTCCACATTGGCACAGGGATGACGAAGATGGAGGAGAAGGAAGCACTGGCGTCGTCATCAGGAGGAGAGGGaagacccaagtcaag GTCAGATGGGACAACGGCAACATAAGAGGTTATAAACAAGGCATGGACGACGTGTTTGAACTACGTGTGTG TGACCCTTATCAGTTTGGTCCCGAGCCATCTGTACCCGAGCACTTACTTGAACCCGACCCACCCAAACCACCGACAATTGGAA CACTAAGACGTATGTCCAATGCCCATGTTGTCTGGCAGTGGCAGGATGGGCTGGGTCAGTGGAGACTGTACCCCGACTCTCTACAGGCTAAAATATCTCAAGCATTCGACAAACGGAAAGGTGGCTCATGCTTAGTGTCAAAAGGTGGACTTAA CTACAGAATATCGTTTACTAACATGAGCGAGAAATCTGTTGAAGATGATGTACGACACAACGTACAACGTATAT CTGTGACAGATGAAGAATTAAAAGCCATGAAAGAAGCAGAGCGACACATACAGTCCTAG
- the LOC137278198 gene encoding uncharacterized protein, producing the protein MSENGTTEVRPSSSASPCGHMEGCCDITITRHYWKFLEDGYSRSETCPPVAFIRCHWTEAGNRSITHTTRWKLHACGPDTQQTDQSDVFRLLGSDTFTHLHHFTHRLWTEHDAELLHVERGLIFVFLHREYSREKMDGFKRNILVSFQRLINRSSSHRNYAVSLELLEEKSGYDNGGITSTASETDLLLQGIEERLQERMFCEIRNMENLVRTLIQENQTYMEGELRNIALAVRSQPDDTNRHKPDDARPVFTESVSNAHGHVLEAEEHDATPMSTESVSNAHGHILEAEEHDATPMSTESISNAHGHILEAEEHDATPMSTEELSNVHGHVPERDAGTASKEDPARSEYTRFGNDQDSPAPETTDRYEDNSADGGSVDQNTVPATGRGDTGETNTSLMSSVNTQETSSSEIISRNYYEAQQLLTALTINLDGWKRLTEAAALALEAAHPPPPRTNSAVTVLCVDVSESIGEKGLRELKQIVNKFIDGIETMAEEHGLEENIGLVVMGGDVVVMQDITNDYGRVRDAIDNLVLRGASPIFEAIVVSVASVRNRAGVLRIGGIHKVKPRIIFLTDGFATSEDHPDGPDSVINDSSLKVQIVRLTTVLAREKSDTDPLIWVPVGNADTTFLSSLAKLGHQELVEGKDIQSLCSRYRLQDTIAKIYLCLEKSLSRDRDGIERNIEAVADAFMGDMTHDEKAFVIKAVTEKIEKKDDIHPDDGPCDFDIVLERKGLPALGSRVIRGPDWKYGDQDVLGPGTIVNHANDHQFLWVRWDLNDSNCRYRYGYEEQFDVLLVDNSRHLAANELIEIGVKVKRGTDWSYGNQDGGPGGSGVVIRKRKDGRVKVRWDNGHINSYNFGCHGKFDLEINSEEDELFAVLAASLEETTSPSGVRDEEVKGTVQTEDRPHIVWQWRDDSGIWRLYTQKQIDKLERDYSRTNARSCVLQKGDQSFRITFKEPMSQKSSNDGRRCDVQRLAVSTEDLDQLISQTSAAEDVGWMWADKYYVH; encoded by the exons atgtctgaaaatggaACTACAGAAGTGAGACCAAGTTCCTCGGCTTCCCCATGTGGACACATGGAGGGTTGCTGTGACATAACTATAACCAGACACTATTGGAAATTCCTGGAAGATGGCTATAGTCGTTCAG AGACCTGTCCCCCTGTGGCCTTTATCCGCTGTCACTGGACGGAGGCCGGAAACCGTTCTATTACACATACTACACGATGGAAGCTTCATGCCTGTGGACCGGACACTCAACAAACCGATCAAAGTGATGTTTTTCGACTTTTGGGGAGTGACACCTTTACCCATCTGCATCATTTTACACACAGGTTGTGGACGGAACATGACGCTGAACTACTGCATGTTGAAAGAGGTTTGATATTCGTATTTCTGCACAGGGAGTATTCCCGAGAGAAAATGGATGGATTCAAGCGAAacatactggtgtcgtttcaacGTCTCATCAACAGATCCTCCTCACACAGGAACTATGCTGTGTCACTGGAATT ACTTGAAGAAAAGAGTGGCTATGACAACGGCGGTATAACATCAACGGCATCAG AGACCGACCTGCTGCTGCAAGGGATTGAAGAACGGCTTCAAGAACGAATGTTTTGCGAAATTCGAAAcatggaaaaccttgtccgcaCGCTGATTCAGGAAAATCAAACATATATGGAGGGGGAGCTCCGGAACATTGCGCTGGCTGTACGTTCACAACCAGATGATACAAACCGGCATAAACCAGATGACGCAAGACCGGTATTCACTGAAAGTGTTTCCAATGCCCATGGACACGTCCTTGAAGCAGAAGAACATGACGCAACACCGATGTCCACCGAAAGTGTTTCCAATGCCCATGGACACATCCTTGAAGCAGAAGAACATGACGCAACACCGATGTCCACCGAAAGTATTTCCAATGCCCATGGACACATCCTTGAAGCCGAAGAACATGACGCAACACCAATGTCCACCGAAGAGCTTTCAAATGTCCATGGACACGTTCCCGAAAGAGATGCAGGAACGGCATCGAAGGAAGATCCCGCGAGGTCCGAATACACCAGGTTTGGCAATGATCAGGATTCACCAGCTCCTGAAACTACAGATCG CTATGAAGACAACAGTGCTGACGGAGGTAGCGTGGATCAAAACACTGTACCAGCTACAGGCAGGGGAGACACAGGGGAGACAAATACATCATTGATGAG TTCGGTGAACACTCAGGAAACATCATCAAGCGAAATAATAAGCA GAAACTATTATGAAGCTCAACAACTGCTAACCGCGCTTACCATAAATCTTGACGGATGGAAAAGGTTGACAGAGGCAGCTGCACTGGCCCTGGAAGCTG CACATCCCCCACCCCCAAGAACTAATTCTGCCGTCACCGTGTTGTGTGTCGATGTTTCCGAAAGCATTGGAGAAAAGGGCCTGAGAGAACTGAAGCAGATCGTCAATAAGTTTATCGATG GTATAGAGACAATGGCTGAAGAGCACGGTCTGGAGGAGAACATTGGCTTGGTGGTGATGGGCGGGGATGTTGTGGTGATGCAAGATATCACCAATGACTATGGAAGGGTCAGGGATGCAATAG ATAACTTGGTTCTACGAGGAGCGAGTCCAATATTCGAAGCAATTGTTGTATCCGTAGCATCAGTCAGGAACAGAG CTGGTGTTCTTCGGATTGGCGGAATTCACAAAGTCAAACCAAGGATTATTTTCCTCACAGATGGTTTTGCAACCAGTGAAGACCATCCCGATGGACCTGACTCTGTTATCAATGATTCAAGC TTGAAGGTCCAGATTGTTCGTCTTACAACTGTGTTGGCGCGAGAGAAGAGTGATACTGATCCACTGATATGGGTACCGGTGGGAAACGCTGATACG ACGTTTTTGTCCTCGTTGGCGAAACTTGGACACCAAGAATTGGTGGAAGGGAAGGACATTCAGAGTCTGTGTAGCCGTTACAGATTACAG GATACGATCGCAAAGATCTACTTATGTTTGGAAAAGAGTTTATCTAGAGATAGAGATGGAATAGAACGTAACATCGAGGCAGTAGCTGACGCCTTCATGGGTGACATGACTCACGACGAAAAG GCTTTCGTCATCAAAGCAGTGACAGAAAAGATAGAGAAGAAAGATGACATACACCCTGATGATGGTCCCTGCGATTTTGACATTGTCCTCGAACGAAAGGGGTTACCTGCACTTGGGTCCAGAGTGATACGAGGCCCTGACTGGAAGTATGGAGACCAGGATGTTTTAGGACCTGGAACCATTGTCAATCATGCTAATGATCACC AGTTTTTGTGGGTACGTTGGGACCTTAACGACAGCAACTGCAGGTATAGATATGGATATGAAGAACAATTCGATGTTCTCCTAGTCGACAACTCCCGACACCTGGCAGCAAATGAACTGATTGAGATTGGTGTCAAGGTCAAGAGGG GAACTGACTGGTCATATGGAAATCAAGATGGTGGTCCTGGTGGCTCTGGGGTGGTCATACGAAAACGGAAGGACGGGAGAGTGAAA GTGAGATGGGACAACGGTCACATCAACTCCTACAATTTCGGATGCCATGGGAAATTTGATCTCGAAATCAA TTCGGAAGAAGACGAATTATTTGCGGTTTTAGCAGCATCATTGGAAGAAACAACATCTCCTTCGGGCGTTCGAG ATGAAGAAGTCAAGGGAACCGTGCAGACAGAAGACAGACCACACATAGTCTGGCAATGGAGAGACGATAGTGGCATCTGGAGACTGTACACACAGAAGCAGATAGATAAGCTAGAGAGGGATTACAGTCGAACAAATGCCAGGTCTTGCGTTCTTCAGAAAGGGGATCAGAG ttttcgTATCACATTCAAAGAACCGATGTCACAGAAGTCATCCAACGATGGAAGAAGATGTGATGTTCAAAGACTCG CTGTGAGTACCGAGGACCTAGACCAGCTAATCTCTCAAACATCAGCTGCAGAAGACGTGGGATGGATGTGGGCGGACAAGTACTATGTACATTAG